Proteins from a single region of Oncorhynchus kisutch isolate 150728-3 unplaced genomic scaffold, Okis_V2 Okis01b-Okis20b_hom, whole genome shotgun sequence:
- the LOC109881937 gene encoding phospholipase A2-like, which translates to MEMSALYLALLLFSEHVIDGITRSYEGTELATTPTVTSPLPERWRRRDKRGLLELAGVVKCSTGRSAVAYVMYGCYCGLGGQGWPRDKADWCCHKHDCCYGKAENLGCQTKTDKYQWTCENKMSNCESLKNRCDKILCRCDREAARCLRRAPFIPKYSVWPDFMCGYEQPTCTRH; encoded by the exons ATGGAGATGTCTGCTTTATACCTCGCTCTGCTTCTGTTCTCCG AGCATGTTATCGACGGGATAACCAGATCTTACGAAGGGACTGAGTTAGCGACAACACCGACAGTCACCTCCCCGTTACCGGAGCGATGGCGGCGGCGGGACAAGCGGGGCTTGTTGGAGTTGGCGGGCGTCGTTAAATGCAGCACTGGGAGGTCGGCGGTGGCTTACGTCATGTATGGATGTTACTGCGGGCTGGGAGGCCAGGGATGGCCCCGAGACAAGGCTGACTG GTGCTGTCACAAACATGACTGTTGCTATGGGAAGGCCGAGAATCTGGGTTGTCAGACCAAGACGGACAAGTACCAGTGGACCTGTGAGAACAAGATGTCAAACTGCG AGTCTCTCAAGAATCGATGTGACAAGATTCTGTGCAGGTGTGACCGGGAGGCGGCCAGGTGTCTGAGGAGAGCTCCCTTCATCCCTAAATACTCTGTCTGGCCCGACTTCATGTGTGGATACGAACAGCCCACCTGTACCCGTCACTGA